Proteins encoded by one window of Blautia luti:
- a CDS encoding galactitol-1-phosphate 5-dehydrogenase — translation MKAAVVVANEDVRYQEVEEPQVKPGWVKVKVKCSGICGSDVPRVLHNGVHFYPIVLGHEFSGDVVEVGEGVTKVKVGDRVSGAPLIPCMKCDDCQNGNFSLCKHYSFIGSRENGSNADYVVIPEQNAVPFDPSISYEQGAMFEPSTVAIHGLLQNDYQGGQCVAILGGGTIGMFTMQWAKIFGSKKVVVFDISEERLDLAKRLGADYVINTKEEGFMEKAMALTDGKGYGYVYETAGQVPTMHMAFELAANKAHVCFIGTPHEELSFTQNQWEKMNRKEFKLTGSWMSYSSPFPGKEWNLTAHYFATGQLKFDQALIYKKIPMSQAQEAFQLYKTPGLVKGKILLVNED, via the coding sequence ATGAAAGCAGCAGTTGTAGTAGCAAATGAAGATGTACGTTATCAGGAAGTAGAAGAACCTCAGGTAAAACCGGGCTGGGTAAAAGTAAAAGTAAAATGTTCCGGTATCTGCGGATCAGATGTTCCACGTGTACTGCATAATGGGGTGCATTTTTATCCCATCGTACTGGGACATGAATTCTCCGGAGATGTAGTAGAAGTGGGCGAAGGTGTTACGAAGGTAAAAGTGGGGGACCGCGTATCCGGTGCACCGCTGATCCCATGTATGAAATGTGATGACTGTCAGAATGGCAACTTCTCTCTCTGCAAACATTACAGCTTCATCGGTTCCAGAGAGAACGGAAGTAACGCAGATTATGTAGTGATCCCGGAGCAGAACGCAGTACCATTTGATCCATCCATTTCCTATGAACAGGGTGCCATGTTCGAGCCATCCACAGTTGCCATTCATGGTCTGCTCCAGAACGATTATCAGGGCGGCCAGTGTGTAGCGATCCTTGGAGGCGGAACCATCGGTATGTTCACCATGCAGTGGGCAAAGATCTTTGGTTCTAAGAAAGTGGTAGTGTTCGATATCAGTGAAGAACGTCTGGATCTGGCGAAACGTCTCGGCGCAGATTATGTGATCAATACAAAAGAAGAGGGATTTATGGAGAAAGCAATGGCCCTCACGGACGGAAAAGGATACGGTTATGTATACGAGACAGCAGGACAGGTTCCAACTATGCATATGGCATTTGAACTGGCTGCAAACAAAGCACATGTCTGCTTCATCGGAACTCCTCATGAAGAACTGAGCTTTACACAGAATCAGTGGGAAAAAATGAACCGTAAGGAATTTAAACTGACAGGATCCTGGATGTCCTACAGTTCTCCATTCCCGGGAAAAGAATGGAATCTGACTGCACATTATTTCGCAACAGGCCAACTGAAATTTGACCAGGCACTTATTTATAAAAAGATTCCGATGAGCCAGGCACAGGAAGCATTCCAGCTTTACAAGACACCAGGTCTGGTAAAAGGAAAGATCCTTCTGGTAAATGAAGACTGA
- a CDS encoding response regulator, whose amino-acid sequence MYKILLVDDEILVRDAIRENIDWKGLDCELVGDCENGRQAVEFVQNHVVDIVLTDICMPYMDGMELSEFLHDNYPDILIVIFSGFGEFEYAKKAIRYNVSEYMLKPVTAMELARVIESMKEKVDARKKEQQKMESLAQTSQDYHKNADVIRSKALETLVNCTRDVQVSLTELKKLGICFDCPSYRVAVFDMDTYSELYQVDMHKQQESALMSFVLFNVSNEIVTRENAGVSYQEGSNRVCIIFAGNRSREFSEQIHRICREIRQKVKEVIGIETSIGIGKWVRSPQELIYSYKDADKAISYRYLLGGNLLFDMEEKKTDNSINLIRILEVLTDEIKAGNRQKVVETMDQIEEEIKGAMVEKSYACIYLQQVIRAIGNTCQSLSDDPEKIIVQREKLLKAVTQEKTFDRAAALVKEYAKDVFESLQNLNSSSGQKQGMLALDYIQNNYMDPDLNLNSICSYLNISTSYFSTIFKEMTGETFIEVLTRTRMEKAKELLENTTMKNYEIAEKVGFSDPHYFGIAFKKITGKTTTEYAREKRR is encoded by the coding sequence ATGTATAAAATATTATTGGTAGACGACGAGATTCTGGTCAGGGATGCGATTCGTGAAAATATTGACTGGAAAGGTCTGGACTGTGAACTTGTGGGGGATTGCGAGAATGGCAGGCAGGCTGTGGAGTTTGTACAGAACCATGTAGTGGATATCGTTTTGACAGATATCTGTATGCCTTATATGGACGGCATGGAACTCAGCGAATTTCTTCATGATAATTATCCGGATATTCTGATCGTCATATTCAGTGGATTTGGGGAATTTGAATATGCGAAGAAGGCGATCCGGTACAATGTCAGTGAGTATATGCTGAAGCCGGTTACTGCCATGGAACTGGCGAGAGTCATAGAAAGCATGAAAGAGAAGGTAGATGCAAGGAAAAAGGAACAGCAGAAAATGGAATCCCTTGCCCAGACCTCTCAGGATTATCACAAAAATGCAGATGTGATCCGGTCAAAGGCACTGGAAACACTGGTAAACTGTACCCGGGATGTGCAGGTAAGCCTTACGGAACTGAAGAAGCTGGGGATCTGTTTTGACTGTCCCAGTTATAGGGTAGCTGTTTTTGACATGGATACGTATTCGGAACTGTATCAGGTGGATATGCATAAACAGCAGGAAAGTGCCCTGATGTCCTTTGTCCTTTTTAATGTAAGCAATGAGATTGTTACTAGGGAGAACGCAGGGGTTTCCTATCAGGAGGGAAGCAACCGGGTCTGTATCATATTTGCAGGAAACAGGTCCAGAGAGTTCTCAGAACAGATCCACCGTATCTGCAGGGAGATCCGGCAGAAGGTAAAAGAAGTGATCGGAATTGAGACTTCTATTGGAATCGGTAAATGGGTAAGATCCCCCCAGGAACTGATCTATTCCTATAAAGATGCAGATAAGGCCATCAGCTACAGATATCTGCTGGGGGGAAACCTGCTGTTTGACATGGAAGAGAAGAAGACAGACAACAGTATTAATCTTATCCGGATACTGGAAGTGCTGACAGATGAAATAAAGGCGGGAAACAGGCAGAAAGTCGTTGAGACCATGGATCAGATCGAGGAAGAGATCAAAGGTGCAATGGTAGAGAAAAGTTATGCCTGCATTTACCTTCAGCAGGTGATCCGTGCCATTGGAAATACCTGTCAGTCCCTCAGCGATGACCCGGAGAAGATCATCGTGCAGAGAGAGAAGCTCCTGAAAGCGGTTACACAGGAGAAAACCTTTGACAGGGCAGCTGCACTGGTGAAAGAGTATGCGAAGGATGTATTTGAGTCTCTTCAGAATCTGAACAGTTCAAGCGGACAGAAACAGGGAATGCTTGCATTGGATTACATACAGAACAATTATATGGATCCGGATCTGAACCTGAACAGTATCTGTTCTTATCTGAACATCAGTACCAGTTATTTCAGCACGATCTTTAAGGAAATGACAGGGGAGACATTTATCGAAGTGCTTACCAGGACCAGGATGGAGAAGGCGAAGGAACTGTTGGAGAATACAACCATGAAGAACTATGAGATCGCTGAGAAAGTAGGTTTTTCAGATCCTCATTATTTCGGAATTGCATTTAAGAAAATAACTGGAAAAACAACTACAGAATATGCAAGGGAGAAACGCCGATGA
- the xylB gene encoding xylulokinase translates to MKGIYLLGIDIGTSACKVAVFDREGQVKAAATGDYPVYYPREGWVEQNPEEWWEAVCQAIREVLEKGQIAPEEIAGIGIDGQSWSAIAIDKEGKVLTNTPIWMDTRAQEICDRLNREMGENEIFAVAGNSLQPSYTTTKILWYKENLPEIYKKIYKILQSNSYIVYKLTGAITQDVSQGYGLHCFDMHTGTWDLQMCEKLEIPAEFLPEICSCDTIVGTVTEKAAQQCGLTAGIPVAAGGLDAACGTLGAGVIHPGETQEQGGQAGGMSICTDSYQADPRLILGFHVVPGQWLLQGGTTGGGGVMRWFEREFADYERMMKEETGKSSLDQLNEIGEKIAPGCDGVIFLPYMAGERSPIWNPHAKGVFYGLDFSKTKGHMLRACMEGVAFSLRHNLEIAEEAGAHAEVLRAMGGSANSLLWTQIKSDVTGKPVEVPASDTATTLGAAILAGVGVGFYKDYEEAVALTVKETRKHMPDPDKKAVYDRAYANYLELYRSLEHMMK, encoded by the coding sequence ATGAAAGGGATCTATTTACTTGGAATTGATATAGGAACAAGTGCCTGTAAGGTAGCAGTTTTTGACCGGGAAGGACAGGTAAAGGCAGCGGCAACAGGTGACTATCCGGTGTATTATCCCAGAGAAGGCTGGGTGGAACAGAATCCGGAGGAATGGTGGGAGGCTGTATGTCAGGCCATCCGGGAAGTTCTTGAGAAAGGCCAGATCGCGCCGGAAGAGATTGCAGGGATCGGGATCGACGGTCAGAGCTGGTCTGCCATTGCCATTGATAAAGAGGGAAAGGTATTAACCAATACACCCATATGGATGGACACCAGAGCACAGGAAATCTGTGACCGTTTGAACAGAGAAATGGGGGAGAACGAAATTTTTGCAGTAGCAGGAAATTCCCTGCAGCCATCTTATACCACTACGAAAATTCTCTGGTATAAAGAGAATCTTCCCGAAATTTATAAAAAAATCTATAAGATCCTGCAGTCAAACAGCTATATTGTCTATAAACTGACAGGCGCCATTACGCAGGATGTTTCACAGGGATATGGACTTCACTGTTTCGATATGCACACCGGAACATGGGATCTGCAGATGTGTGAGAAGCTGGAAATTCCGGCAGAGTTTTTGCCCGAAATCTGCTCCTGCGATACCATCGTGGGGACAGTGACAGAAAAAGCGGCACAGCAGTGTGGATTAACAGCAGGGATTCCCGTCGCAGCAGGAGGACTGGATGCAGCCTGCGGTACGCTTGGGGCCGGAGTGATCCATCCGGGAGAAACACAGGAGCAGGGTGGACAGGCCGGCGGAATGAGCATCTGCACAGACAGCTATCAGGCAGATCCCAGACTGATCCTGGGCTTTCATGTAGTACCCGGACAGTGGCTTCTGCAGGGCGGAACGACCGGCGGCGGTGGAGTGATGCGCTGGTTTGAACGGGAATTTGCAGATTACGAGAGAATGATGAAAGAAGAAACCGGCAAATCTTCCCTGGATCAGCTGAATGAGATCGGGGAAAAAATCGCTCCGGGCTGTGACGGTGTAATTTTTCTTCCGTATATGGCAGGAGAGCGTTCCCCAATTTGGAATCCTCATGCCAAAGGTGTATTCTACGGTCTGGACTTTTCGAAGACAAAGGGGCATATGCTGAGAGCCTGCATGGAGGGAGTAGCTTTTTCCCTGCGCCATAATCTGGAAATTGCAGAGGAAGCAGGTGCTCATGCAGAAGTGCTCCGGGCAATGGGTGGTTCCGCGAATTCCCTTCTCTGGACACAGATCAAATCTGATGTAACCGGAAAGCCGGTGGAAGTGCCTGCTTCAGATACAGCCACAACCTTGGGTGCCGCAATCCTGGCAGGAGTTGGGGTTGGTTTTTATAAGGATTATGAAGAAGCAGTGGCGCTGACAGTGAAAGAGACAAGAAAGCACATGCCGGATCCGGATAAGAAGGCAGTATATGACAGAGCATATGCCAATTATCTGGAGCTGTACAGATCACTGGAACATATGATGAAATAA
- a CDS encoding aldo/keto reductase, which translates to MTFIDPATVPQRTLYTGARMPAVGMGTFGSDHADPEEVSASVAGAIRVGYRSFDCAACYGNEDQIGKVFAQAFEEGVVKREELFIASKVWNDMHGKGDVLLACAKSLRDLGLDYLDMYYVHWPFPNYHAPHCDVDSRNPDSKPFSVDRFMATWRQMERLVDMGLTKHIGMSNMTIPKLEAVLPLCRIKPAAIEMELHPCFQQPELFDYCREHGIEVVGFCPIGSPQRPERDKMPEDIADIELPEMKKIAEAHGVHPAVICIKWAVQRGASPIPFSLKEKNYTMNLKCVIEDPLTEEEMETIRSLDKNNRLIKGHVFLWKGAKDWHDLWDEDGVIVK; encoded by the coding sequence ATGACATTTATTGATCCAGCTACTGTTCCGCAGAGAACACTTTACACAGGAGCCAGGATGCCGGCAGTGGGAATGGGAACTTTCGGAAGTGACCATGCAGATCCGGAAGAAGTATCCGCATCTGTAGCAGGTGCGATCCGCGTAGGTTATCGTTCTTTTGACTGTGCAGCATGTTATGGCAACGAAGACCAGATCGGAAAGGTTTTCGCACAGGCATTTGAAGAAGGGGTGGTAAAGAGAGAAGAACTCTTTATTGCATCCAAGGTATGGAATGATATGCATGGAAAAGGAGATGTTCTCCTTGCATGTGCGAAATCCTTAAGAGACCTGGGACTGGACTATCTGGACATGTACTATGTACACTGGCCATTCCCCAACTATCATGCCCCACACTGTGATGTAGATTCCCGTAATCCTGACTCCAAACCATTCTCAGTGGACCGTTTCATGGCAACCTGGAGACAGATGGAACGTCTGGTAGATATGGGACTGACGAAACATATCGGTATGTCCAATATGACGATCCCGAAACTGGAAGCAGTATTACCGCTTTGCAGGATCAAACCTGCGGCTATCGAGATGGAACTTCATCCATGCTTCCAGCAGCCGGAACTCTTTGACTACTGCAGAGAACATGGCATTGAAGTAGTAGGTTTCTGCCCCATCGGTTCCCCGCAGCGTCCGGAGAGAGACAAGATGCCGGAAGACATTGCGGACATTGAACTTCCGGAAATGAAGAAAATCGCAGAGGCACACGGAGTACATCCTGCAGTGATCTGTATTAAATGGGCAGTACAGAGAGGGGCTTCCCCGATTCCGTTCTCATTAAAAGAGAAAAACTATACCATGAACCTGAAATGTGTCATAGAGGATCCGCTGACAGAAGAGGAGATGGAAACCATTCGTTCCCTGGACAAAAACAACCGTCTGATCAAAGGCCATGTATTTCTCTGGAAAGGTGCAAAGGACTGGCATGATCTCTGGGATGAAGATGGCGTGATCGTGAAATAA